One region of Thiorhodovibrio frisius genomic DNA includes:
- a CDS encoding DUF2442 domain-containing protein, whose protein sequence is MLTPDVIKVVATPDFWIEAEFETGETRRFDMRPYLDFPAYAELKESGVFMRAHVENGTVAWREDIDLSPDTLYLRGEKSKMLDSI, encoded by the coding sequence ATGCTAACTCCCGATGTCATTAAAGTTGTCGCCACTCCAGATTTTTGGATTGAGGCAGAATTTGAGACAGGTGAAACACGCCGATTTGACATGCGGCCTTACCTTGATTTTCCGGCTTATGCAGAGCTGAAAGAGTCTGGAGTGTTCATGCGGGCGCATGTAGAGAATGGCACGGTCGCATGGCGTGAAGACATTGATTTATCCCCTGATACACTTTACCTGCGGGGTGAGAAATCAAAGATGTTGGACTCAATTTAA
- a CDS encoding isochorismatase family protein: MSTHQAAMPLCQSQFAQLLIIDAQERLAAAMDQELRANVEENINRLIQAAKILDIPVIATEQNPAGLGTTIQGIREHLPSEVVATEKTCFSCCTASGFERNLTSAPERKQVVLVGMEAHICIVQTASGLQRWGYQVFVAADAICSRHAHHRDNALERMRHCGIHVTNAESVAFEWLGDSNHERFRPVWQLFK, encoded by the coding sequence GCCATGCCGTTGTGCCAAAGTCAGTTCGCGCAGCTGTTGATCATTGACGCCCAGGAGCGATTGGCCGCCGCCATGGACCAGGAGCTGCGTGCCAATGTTGAAGAGAACATCAACCGCCTGATTCAGGCAGCCAAGATTCTCGACATCCCGGTCATCGCCACCGAGCAGAATCCGGCCGGGCTGGGAACAACCATTCAGGGCATTCGCGAGCACCTGCCATCTGAGGTGGTTGCCACGGAAAAAACCTGTTTCTCATGCTGCACCGCGTCAGGTTTTGAGCGCAACTTAACCAGCGCGCCGGAGCGCAAGCAGGTGGTGCTGGTTGGCATGGAGGCGCATATCTGCATCGTACAGACTGCCTCCGGGTTGCAACGCTGGGGCTATCAGGTGTTCGTGGCGGCCGATGCTATCTGCTCACGCCACGCCCATCATCGTGATAACGCGCTAGAGCGCATGCGCCACTGCGGCATTCACGTCACCAACGCTGAATCCGTCGCCTTCGAGTGGCTGGGCGACTCCAACCACGAGCGCTTCCGCCCGGTTTGGCAGTTGTTCAAGTAG
- a CDS encoding AMP-binding protein yields the protein MSTAGWHIGVADAQKQLLCEGEEGHLQDYSRQHLFSGYVGGEPEDKTAALSADGWFRTGDLGVMNNGEITITGHTVMDSISGTLAQAD from the coding sequence ATGAGCACTGCGGGCTGGCACATCGGAGTGGCCGATGCGCAAAAGCAGCTGCTGTGCGAAGGCGAGGAAGGCCATCTACAGGATTATTCCCGCCAGCATCTGTTCTCCGGCTACGTCGGCGGCGAGCCAGAAGACAAAACTGCCGCCCTCTCTGCCGATGGCTGGTTTCGCACCGGCGATCTGGGCGTGATGAACAACGGCGAGATCACCATCACCGGCCACACTGTCATGGATAGCATCTCGGGTACGTTGGCGCAAGCGGATTAA
- a CDS encoding ArnT family glycosyltransferase: MQDNHRHWPLLLLLGLGIYFALHVVIRATGTAVLELDEAEQVIVTQWWLAGYSGQPPLYDWLQGAVFRVFGVNLWSLSILKNSLLFLTWVFVFLAARCLLGDLRLAVLATLSLFLIPQVAWESQRDLSHSVIVTTVAAASFYMMLRWLDRPHVWNYLLIGLLLGLGVLSKYNFLIFAAAAGMALLSFPRGRAVLLHPNILWSALVAVLVMLPHGLWLWQNRDLGTRSLDKLDVGVGFWPWSGMGSSLVAVLAFLAPLLLVLGVVFKRDFARALVKRRGGPTPFPIHHYFWAVLGLLVLMALFGVSHFKDRWLLPLLLVFPLFIFAMMGAAALTEARVKAFVSVCLMMPLIVLVAMAWRVQKWPLVQDWHRYEDPFNEKVTQARALGFRRGLILGDRAVTAGNLRFRLPLSQAMTPGFNPEGVQCSDRDDLLVAWNAERYQRIPKRLKALLEAELGLSVEDVEARWQKSIAGGGSQMGVLVLPDALAENCRIIPIPN, from the coding sequence ATGCAGGACAATCACCGACACTGGCCCCTTCTTCTTCTGTTGGGACTGGGTATTTATTTCGCCCTTCATGTGGTCATCCGTGCCACTGGGACCGCTGTACTGGAACTGGACGAAGCCGAACAGGTGATCGTCACCCAGTGGTGGCTGGCTGGGTATTCAGGGCAGCCGCCACTCTACGACTGGTTGCAGGGCGCAGTGTTCCGTGTGTTTGGGGTGAACCTGTGGTCGCTGAGCATCCTTAAGAACTCCCTGCTGTTTCTGACTTGGGTTTTCGTGTTTCTTGCCGCCCGATGCCTGCTGGGGGATTTGAGGCTTGCGGTGCTGGCAACCTTGTCCCTGTTTCTAATTCCCCAGGTAGCTTGGGAGTCCCAGCGGGACCTGAGTCACTCGGTGATAGTGACCACGGTGGCGGCTGCGTCCTTTTATATGATGCTACGCTGGCTGGATCGGCCTCATGTATGGAATTATCTGCTAATTGGCCTGTTGCTTGGGCTTGGGGTGTTGTCCAAGTACAACTTTTTGATCTTTGCTGCCGCTGCTGGAATGGCTCTGCTGAGTTTTCCACGGGGGCGAGCGGTGTTGCTGCATCCAAACATCCTGTGGAGTGCCTTGGTGGCAGTGCTGGTGATGCTGCCCCATGGGTTGTGGCTGTGGCAAAACCGAGACCTGGGAACGCGATCCCTGGATAAGTTAGATGTCGGTGTTGGCTTCTGGCCATGGTCCGGAATGGGCTCTTCACTGGTGGCGGTGCTGGCATTTTTGGCGCCACTGCTGCTGGTGCTGGGGGTGGTCTTCAAGCGAGACTTCGCGCGCGCTTTGGTGAAACGCCGTGGTGGCCCAACGCCCTTTCCCATCCATCATTACTTTTGGGCCGTGCTGGGACTTTTGGTACTAATGGCCCTGTTTGGGGTGTCCCACTTCAAAGACCGCTGGCTGCTCCCTTTGCTGCTGGTCTTTCCGCTTTTCATTTTCGCCATGATGGGTGCGGCCGCCTTGACAGAGGCTCGGGTAAAGGCATTCGTATCGGTTTGCCTGATGATGCCCCTGATCGTGCTGGTGGCGATGGCGTGGCGGGTTCAAAAATGGCCGTTAGTACAAGACTGGCATCGGTATGAGGATCCCTTCAATGAAAAGGTCACCCAAGCGCGGGCATTGGGGTTTCGGCGGGGTTTAATCCTGGGGGATCGGGCAGTGACGGCGGGCAATCTGCGTTTTCGCCTGCCGCTCAGTCAGGCGATGACTCCGGGATTCAATCCCGAGGGAGTGCAATGCTCTGATAGAGACGATCTCCTGGTCGCCTGGAATGCGGAGCGCTATCAGCGAATCCCCAAACGGCTCAAGGCGTTGCTGGAAGCCGAGTTGGGCCTGTCGGTCGAGGATGTTGAAGCCCGATGGCAGAAATCCATAGCGGGGGGAGGCTCCCAGATGGGCGTGCTCGTGCTACCGGATGCGCTGGCCGAGAATTGCCGTATTATCCCGATACCGAATTGA
- the waaA gene encoding lipid IV(A) 3-deoxy-D-manno-octulosonic acid transferase: MLFLVVYAQVEWGVPPVFLDKERPMIRRRLYSTLLYLLLPALLLRLLWRSLRAPAYRERWRERLGFYNQPSGPATIWVHAVSVGEVQAAQPMIRHLLLRDPAARILVTTTTPTGARRLGELFGDRVAHLYCPFDLTPVVRRFLARVSPRLAIVMETEIWPNLLAECERRGIPVLLVNARLSQRSASGYKRAQPLAGESMRRLTLIAAQTQADAERFIGLGVPAERVAVTGSIKFDLQLPASLTDQAEVMRRCWGSNRPVWVAASTHEGEEDLLLQAHARLRERLPAALLVLVPRHPDRFDRVAALAQRRGFRLARRSAGQACCDQASLYLGDTMGELVSFIAAADAAFVGGSLVPTGGHNLLEAAAVGVPVIVGPHVFNFLEVTRVLIEHQAAVQVRSVDELTDRLHLWLTDAAERARIGENGRQAVAANRGALKRLLGLIDPYLDGLSAAAPTT; the protein is encoded by the coding sequence TTGCTGTTTCTGGTTGTTTATGCGCAGGTCGAATGGGGTGTGCCGCCGGTGTTTCTCGATAAAGAACGCCCAATGATAAGACGCCGATTGTATTCAACCCTGCTCTACTTGCTACTGCCAGCGCTGCTCCTGCGGCTGCTGTGGCGCAGCCTGCGCGCGCCGGCTTATCGCGAGCGCTGGCGCGAGCGTCTGGGGTTTTACAACCAGCCATCCGGGCCTGCCACCATCTGGGTGCATGCTGTGTCAGTGGGTGAGGTGCAGGCCGCGCAGCCCATGATTCGCCATCTGCTGCTGCGCGACCCGGCTGCCCGGATACTGGTCACCACCACCACGCCAACAGGCGCGCGCCGGCTTGGCGAACTCTTTGGCGATCGTGTTGCTCATCTTTATTGCCCCTTTGATCTCACACCCGTTGTGCGGCGTTTTCTTGCGCGGGTGTCGCCGCGCCTGGCCATTGTGATGGAGACCGAAATTTGGCCCAACCTGCTGGCTGAATGCGAGCGACGCGGGATACCGGTACTGCTGGTGAATGCCAGGCTGTCACAGCGTTCGGCGAGCGGCTACAAGCGGGCCCAGCCTTTGGCGGGCGAGAGCATGCGGCGTCTAACGCTCATTGCCGCGCAAACTCAGGCCGATGCCGAGCGCTTTATCGGCCTTGGCGTGCCTGCAGAGCGAGTAGCTGTGACCGGAAGCATCAAGTTCGACCTGCAATTGCCCGCCAGCCTGACGGATCAAGCCGAGGTCATGCGTCGCTGTTGGGGTAGCAATCGCCCGGTTTGGGTCGCTGCCAGCACCCACGAGGGCGAGGAAGACCTGCTTTTGCAAGCCCATGCCCGACTGCGAGAGCGCCTACCGGCGGCTTTGTTGGTGCTGGTGCCGCGCCATCCGGACCGATTTGATCGGGTAGCGGCGTTGGCGCAGCGGCGTGGCTTTCGTCTCGCGCGTCGCAGCGCAGGTCAGGCTTGCTGTGATCAGGCTAGCCTGTATCTTGGCGATACCATGGGCGAGCTGGTGAGCTTTATCGCGGCGGCCGATGCCGCCTTTGTCGGCGGCAGTCTGGTGCCGACTGGGGGGCATAACCTGCTTGAGGCGGCAGCCGTTGGGGTGCCTGTGATTGTTGGTCCCCATGTGTTCAATTTTCTGGAAGTCACCCGTGTGCTCATCGAGCATCAGGCAGCGGTCCAGGTGCGCTCAGTCGATGAACTAACCGACCGCTTGCATCTGTGGTTAACCGATGCCGCCGAGCGCGCGCGCATCGGCGAGAATGGTCGCCAGGCCGTTGCCGCCAACCGGGGGGCACTGAAGCGTCTGCTCGGGTTGATCGATCCCTATCTGGACGGGCTGTCCGCAGCCGCTCCCACGACTTGA